From the genome of Mycobacterium dioxanotrophicus, one region includes:
- a CDS encoding DJ-1/PfpI family protein encodes MTGATDLSPNQNDGMDDRGEAKQHRQNLKIGSIIFEDMDQIDFTGPYEVLASLSNVTYTTYGMSPQPVRDCRGLTLLPDAVLEEAPQLDVLHVPGGPGQQAHMEDRRLLDWLQRQASGARCVLSVCTGALLLGAAGLLHGRRATTHWGSLEVLSVFGATVVPERVVTDGSFVFAAGVTAGIDAALMVAAELRGLDEAQAIQLFMQYAPQPPFSSGTPETAPPHVLQSVTARGKPLLERRIQTARRIVTNS; translated from the coding sequence ATGACTGGCGCAACGGACCTTTCCCCCAACCAGAATGACGGCATGGACGATCGCGGTGAGGCCAAACAGCATCGGCAGAATCTGAAGATTGGATCCATCATCTTCGAGGACATGGATCAGATCGACTTCACTGGCCCCTACGAGGTTCTCGCCTCTTTGAGCAACGTCACGTACACCACATACGGCATGTCGCCACAGCCCGTCCGTGATTGTCGTGGACTGACACTTCTACCCGATGCGGTGCTCGAGGAAGCGCCGCAGCTGGATGTGCTGCACGTACCCGGTGGTCCCGGGCAGCAGGCCCATATGGAAGACCGGCGTCTTTTGGATTGGTTGCAAAGGCAGGCGTCTGGAGCTCGATGTGTCTTATCGGTGTGTACCGGCGCACTGCTGCTGGGAGCCGCAGGGTTGCTGCATGGACGGCGTGCAACCACACACTGGGGTTCGCTCGAAGTTCTTTCGGTCTTCGGCGCTACCGTCGTCCCTGAGCGCGTAGTCACCGACGGTAGCTTCGTGTTCGCAGCCGGAGTCACCGCTGGTATCGACGCGGCCCTGATGGTCGCGGCCGAACTGCGCGGACTCGACGAAGCGCAAGCGATCCAACTCTTCATGCAGTACGCACCCCAGCCGCCGTTCTCCAGCGGCACACCCGAAACGGCGCCGCCACACGTCTTGCAATCCGTCACCGCCCGAGGCAAACCACTTCTTGAGCGTCGAATTCAAACCGCCCGGCGTATCGTCACCAATAGCTGA
- a CDS encoding RidA family protein — protein MIRRSSPQVNNFITPDVFKGFGFNQIVSAGDTVHLAGVVANVGSLEDLQIVHPDDTARQLEFILRVIDDLLKTEHLDRTNLVSLTIYASDLPALAEAIPRVYVPWVGDHAPNMSIVQVAGFLLPGQVLEIPAVAYRD, from the coding sequence ATGATTCGCAGGTCTTCCCCGCAGGTGAACAACTTCATAACCCCTGACGTTTTCAAGGGCTTCGGCTTCAATCAGATCGTGAGTGCAGGCGACACCGTCCATCTCGCAGGCGTTGTCGCGAACGTCGGCAGCTTGGAGGATCTGCAGATCGTTCATCCCGATGACACTGCCAGGCAGTTGGAGTTCATCCTGCGAGTTATCGACGACCTCTTGAAAACTGAACACTTGGACCGCACGAATCTTGTGTCCTTGACGATCTACGCATCTGACCTGCCCGCATTGGCGGAAGCCATCCCCCGAGTTTACGTTCCGTGGGTCGGGGATCACGCGCCCAACATGTCCATTGTCCAGGTCGCCGGCTTCTTGTTGCCGGGTCAAGTCCTGGAGATCCCCGCCGTCGCATATCGCGACTGA
- a CDS encoding alpha/beta hydrolase has protein sequence MIEDLPLQQIQIDEQVIAYRESGPVDGQPVVLVHGWPQTSWAWRHQLAELGARGYRVIAPDLRGTGGSTVFKHHDDYALRHQVDDLIALVDALEIDRATWVGHDWGAPAVWSAARHHPERFAAGGSLSTPYDTLEKGFERVASFVRRDVYPETEYPAGQMDYYQFYAEEFDSALEQFEADIAAFFANLLRGDEPGQQNVVWPTATVRRRGGWFDGGPAPAREHDPTVISTGDLKRFVDDYSRTGFFGVNSLYMNDDDNRAFVEQAGRDRVSFPALLVVGRHDYVNDAAYSELASPMRELCDDLDIRGVDAGHWVHQERSAEITDAIDDLARRGAPR, from the coding sequence ATGATTGAAGACTTGCCACTGCAACAGATTCAGATAGATGAGCAGGTGATCGCGTACCGCGAATCTGGGCCTGTCGATGGACAGCCTGTCGTGTTGGTACACGGTTGGCCGCAGACATCATGGGCTTGGCGCCACCAACTCGCGGAGCTTGGAGCCCGTGGCTACCGAGTAATCGCACCGGACCTGCGTGGGACTGGTGGATCAACGGTTTTCAAACACCACGATGATTACGCGCTGCGGCATCAGGTCGATGACCTGATCGCGTTAGTGGACGCGCTCGAAATCGATCGAGCAACGTGGGTTGGCCACGATTGGGGTGCTCCCGCAGTGTGGAGCGCCGCCCGGCACCATCCCGAGAGGTTCGCGGCAGGTGGATCCCTGAGTACGCCATACGACACCCTAGAGAAGGGGTTCGAGCGGGTAGCTTCGTTCGTCCGTCGGGATGTCTACCCCGAAACTGAGTACCCCGCCGGGCAAATGGACTACTACCAGTTCTACGCAGAGGAGTTTGATTCTGCACTAGAGCAATTCGAGGCCGACATCGCAGCGTTCTTCGCGAACCTCCTCCGCGGCGATGAGCCGGGGCAACAGAACGTTGTGTGGCCGACGGCCACGGTACGCAGACGGGGTGGCTGGTTCGATGGTGGTCCGGCGCCGGCAAGGGAACACGATCCCACGGTGATCAGCACCGGCGACCTGAAACGGTTCGTCGACGATTATTCGCGGACTGGGTTTTTCGGTGTGAACTCGTTGTACATGAACGATGATGACAACCGAGCATTTGTCGAACAGGCCGGTCGAGATCGAGTGAGCTTCCCGGCTCTGCTGGTGGTCGGCCGACATGACTACGTCAACGACGCCGCCTACTCGGAACTTGCATCCCCGATGCGCGAGTTGTGCGACGATCTCGATATCCGTGGAGTGGACGCCGGACACTGGGTCCACCAGGAGCGCTCGGCGGAAATCACCGATGCGATCGACGACCTCGCTCGCAGGGGTGCCCCACGGTGA
- a CDS encoding long-chain-fatty-acid--CoA ligase, which translates to MLNLSVMLTDTARERPTTAAVLEGDRRMTYREVNAAANQIAALLIRRGVNAGDRVAMSVPNVLEFPVIYYGILKAGAVVVPMNTMLKRAEVAYHLRDSGARAYFFADAYLPDDAWRGFDDVATCEFSIAINDLAELLGEHSGEDVLVPTDATDTAVILYTSGTTGKPKGAELTHANLVLNALTCHRLFDIHGESQLVTLPLFHSFAQTVQLNAGFSQGGTLVLLTRFDAGTALNLIRDHQITVFAGVPTMYWALLGAAANRDDITALGRQLKVAMSGGAALPVELLKRFETVFGVGIREGYGLSETSPVVAFNRLDRPSRPGSIGMPVWGVELALLGADGQHCGPGDRGELVVRGHNVMKGYIGRPDATDEAIDSAGWFHTGDIATRDEDNFFYIVDRAKDLIVRGGFNVYPREVEETLMTHSDITLAAVVGIADERVGEEIKAFVITRPGTTLAESEVIAWCRDRLAVYKCPRTVQFCHELPLNATGKVLKHQLKNANSAAIA; encoded by the coding sequence GTGCTCAATCTCTCTGTCATGCTGACTGATACCGCCCGGGAACGACCCACTACGGCAGCAGTGCTCGAAGGGGACCGCCGGATGACCTACCGTGAGGTCAACGCTGCGGCCAATCAGATCGCAGCGCTGTTGATTCGCCGTGGCGTCAACGCCGGTGATCGAGTCGCGATGAGTGTCCCGAATGTTCTCGAGTTCCCCGTCATCTATTACGGGATCCTGAAGGCGGGCGCGGTCGTCGTACCGATGAACACCATGCTGAAGCGCGCCGAAGTCGCCTACCATCTTCGCGATTCGGGCGCGCGTGCTTACTTTTTTGCTGATGCCTACCTGCCCGACGATGCGTGGCGCGGCTTCGACGACGTCGCCACATGCGAATTCTCCATTGCCATCAACGACCTGGCCGAACTCCTCGGCGAGCACTCTGGCGAGGATGTGTTGGTCCCGACCGACGCGACTGACACTGCCGTCATCCTGTACACCAGCGGCACCACAGGTAAGCCCAAGGGCGCCGAGCTCACACACGCTAACCTTGTCCTGAACGCTCTGACGTGTCACCGTCTTTTCGACATACACGGTGAGTCGCAGTTGGTGACACTGCCGCTGTTTCACTCGTTCGCCCAAACTGTCCAGCTAAACGCCGGTTTCAGCCAGGGTGGAACGCTCGTGCTGTTGACCCGATTCGATGCCGGTACCGCATTGAACCTGATCCGCGATCATCAGATCACGGTGTTCGCCGGCGTACCCACCATGTACTGGGCGCTGCTGGGCGCAGCTGCGAACCGCGATGACATCACCGCACTGGGCAGGCAGCTCAAAGTGGCCATGTCCGGTGGCGCCGCGCTGCCCGTCGAGCTTCTCAAGCGATTCGAGACCGTCTTCGGGGTGGGCATCCGCGAAGGATACGGCTTGTCCGAAACAAGCCCGGTGGTGGCTTTCAATCGACTCGACCGACCCAGCCGCCCCGGTTCCATCGGGATGCCGGTGTGGGGAGTCGAACTCGCGCTGCTCGGTGCCGACGGCCAGCACTGCGGTCCTGGCGATCGCGGTGAACTCGTCGTCCGCGGGCACAACGTCATGAAAGGATACATAGGTCGCCCTGACGCGACCGATGAGGCCATCGATTCTGCCGGCTGGTTTCACACTGGTGATATCGCCACTCGCGACGAAGACAACTTTTTCTACATCGTCGATCGCGCCAAAGATCTCATCGTGCGCGGCGGGTTCAATGTCTACCCCCGCGAGGTCGAGGAGACCCTGATGACTCATTCCGACATCACTCTCGCCGCGGTGGTGGGGATTGCCGATGAACGCGTCGGCGAAGAGATCAAAGCCTTCGTGATCACGCGGCCGGGCACGACGCTTGCCGAATCTGAAGTTATCGCATGGTGCCGTGACCGCCTGGCCGTATACAAATGCCCACGCACAGTTCAGTTTTGCCACGAGCTTCCACTCAACGCCACGGGCAAGGTCCTCAAACATCAGCTCAAAAACGCGAACAGCGCGGCCATCGCATAG
- a CDS encoding polysaccharide deacetylase family protein: protein MTGQASLSNVQVAITVDDFVLWDGTPLPEGHSSLDVTRALAEALTGAGQHGIYGFAHTYSIAKDPASLACWNAWLEAGHHLGNHTHQHAPLRWMSADDFCRDVDQAEKLIGPLVDQAPERYFRYPMDMCSGSESKRGQVEDFLRDNGYRNAPITCWFGDFVYIVPYQRSLITGDVDAQARLEDLHVQGAIEGLETHAASARAMFGTDVPHIWMVHGTPLAARTIGRIIEAYKQRGVQFVSLEKAMQHPVNFSMPPVQDSFSNHLQRYAMAAGIAKPDLSDELFGEILVKCPINGMDTLQFYDEKVLKPIADQVGSPYLWDWS, encoded by the coding sequence ATGACTGGCCAGGCTTCGCTCAGTAACGTCCAAGTGGCCATCACGGTCGATGATTTCGTGTTGTGGGACGGTACGCCGCTTCCCGAAGGACATAGCTCGCTCGACGTGACCCGCGCGCTCGCGGAGGCGCTGACCGGTGCCGGGCAGCACGGTATCTACGGGTTCGCACACACCTACAGCATCGCTAAGGACCCGGCCAGCTTGGCGTGCTGGAACGCGTGGCTGGAAGCCGGCCATCACCTGGGCAACCACACCCATCAACACGCTCCACTGCGTTGGATGAGCGCTGACGACTTCTGCCGTGACGTTGACCAGGCCGAGAAGCTTATCGGCCCGCTTGTCGATCAAGCCCCCGAGCGCTACTTCCGCTACCCGATGGATATGTGTTCCGGATCGGAGAGTAAACGTGGACAAGTCGAGGACTTCTTGCGCGACAACGGATATCGAAACGCACCCATCACCTGCTGGTTCGGTGACTTCGTCTACATCGTGCCGTATCAGCGGTCCCTCATCACCGGAGATGTTGACGCGCAAGCCCGGTTAGAAGACCTCCACGTCCAGGGCGCTATCGAAGGACTGGAGACGCATGCCGCATCTGCCCGCGCCATGTTCGGCACCGACGTACCGCACATCTGGATGGTGCATGGCACGCCCCTGGCCGCACGCACTATCGGACGCATCATCGAGGCGTACAAGCAGCGAGGTGTGCAATTCGTCAGCCTTGAGAAGGCTATGCAGCACCCGGTGAACTTCAGCATGCCGCCCGTGCAGGACTCCTTCAGCAACCACCTTCAGCGTTACGCGATGGCGGCCGGCATCGCGAAACCCGACCTTTCTGACGAGCTTTTCGGCGAAATCCTGGTCAAGTGCCCGATCAACGGTATGGACACCCTTCAGTTCTACGACGAGAAGGTCCTCAAGCCGATCGCTGATCAGGTGGGCTCGCCCTATCTATGGGACTGGTCATAA
- a CDS encoding NADP-dependent oxidoreductase — MTKTLQYVLARRPKGPVAEDDFRLVETVLPDLDDGDVEFETLFVSIDPAIRGWLDDRPSYLPPVQIGAPVRALGIARVISTRHKGFSPGDLVRGFVGWQERFVVTAPGPEWERIPENSDVPLQRWLGILGMTGLTAWAGIRDILKPQAGQTVLVSGASGAVGSIAVQLAKHAGARVVGIAGGPEKCRMLVEDLGADDVVDRKAKNWAEQLVEATPEGIDLVFENSGGPMFEATIDRLNNHARIALCGLIDGYNMDQRPVGPRNFGLLLSKRTQLQGFIVLDYFNRAAKAHRELSQLLRQGTLKELDTVVHGFHELPLAFIRSFESGTPGKLVVETLPV; from the coding sequence GTGACGAAGACCCTGCAGTATGTGCTTGCCCGCCGCCCCAAAGGGCCAGTCGCCGAGGATGATTTTCGCCTCGTGGAGACCGTACTTCCAGATCTCGACGACGGCGATGTAGAGTTCGAAACCCTTTTCGTCTCAATAGATCCAGCGATTCGTGGTTGGCTAGACGACCGTCCAAGCTACCTGCCGCCTGTGCAGATCGGCGCTCCGGTACGAGCGCTGGGAATCGCCCGTGTGATCTCAACACGCCACAAAGGATTCTCGCCAGGAGATCTAGTGCGTGGGTTCGTCGGCTGGCAAGAGCGTTTCGTGGTCACCGCTCCAGGACCTGAGTGGGAACGTATCCCTGAGAATTCGGATGTACCGCTGCAGCGCTGGCTCGGAATACTCGGCATGACAGGGCTCACCGCCTGGGCAGGCATCCGCGACATACTTAAACCTCAAGCCGGACAGACTGTCCTGGTGTCCGGAGCCTCAGGTGCTGTCGGCAGCATCGCAGTGCAGCTCGCCAAGCATGCCGGCGCCCGCGTTGTCGGCATCGCCGGCGGTCCAGAAAAGTGCCGCATGCTCGTCGAAGATCTCGGCGCGGATGACGTCGTCGACCGTAAGGCGAAGAACTGGGCAGAACAACTGGTCGAGGCGACCCCCGAGGGGATCGACCTCGTCTTTGAGAACTCCGGAGGCCCAATGTTCGAAGCGACCATCGATCGACTCAACAACCACGCCCGCATAGCCCTATGCGGCTTGATCGATGGATACAACATGGATCAAAGGCCCGTAGGGCCACGAAACTTCGGACTGCTGCTCAGCAAACGTACCCAGCTACAGGGATTCATCGTCCTTGACTACTTCAACCGCGCGGCCAAGGCCCACCGGGAACTCTCACAGTTACTCCGACAAGGAACTCTCAAAGAACTCGACACCGTGGTACACGGTTTCCATGAGCTGCCGCTTGCTTTCATCCGATCGTTTGAATCTGGAACTCCAGGCAAGTTAGTAGTCGAGACTCTGCCCGTGTAG